The following proteins are encoded in a genomic region of Rhodoferax aquaticus:
- a CDS encoding pseudouridine-5'-phosphate glycosidase has product MSHTSYLDISPEVQHALNHGLPIVALESTIISHGMPYPQNVATAMQVEAEVRAHGAVPATIAIVDGRLKAGLSTEHIEALGRGGRDVVKVSRRDIPFIVAAGTTGATTVASTMVIAAMAGISVFATGGIGGVHRNAQQSFDVSADLQELAQTPVAVVCAGAKSILDLGLTLEYLETHGVPVVGYRTHKLPAFFTQDSAFSVDYRLDSSLEIAKVLHAKWAMNLKGGMVIANPIPEEFAMPRAVIDSAIEQALLEAQQQGVGGKESTPFLLARVCDLTGGDSLAANIQLVLNNARLACAIASELRQLSQ; this is encoded by the coding sequence ATGAGTCACACCTCTTACCTCGACATTTCGCCGGAAGTTCAACATGCCTTGAACCATGGCTTGCCCATCGTGGCGCTGGAATCAACCATCATCTCTCATGGCATGCCGTACCCCCAAAACGTAGCCACCGCAATGCAGGTGGAGGCTGAAGTGCGTGCCCATGGGGCGGTTCCCGCAACCATTGCTATCGTGGATGGGCGCCTTAAAGCGGGGCTGAGTACAGAACACATTGAAGCGCTGGGGCGCGGCGGCCGTGATGTGGTCAAGGTAAGCCGCCGTGATATTCCGTTCATCGTGGCAGCGGGCACAACCGGCGCAACAACCGTAGCGTCTACGATGGTGATTGCTGCTATGGCTGGAATTTCAGTGTTTGCAACCGGCGGTATCGGTGGCGTGCACCGCAATGCGCAGCAAAGCTTTGACGTGTCGGCAGATTTGCAAGAGTTGGCGCAAACGCCTGTCGCAGTGGTGTGTGCAGGTGCCAAGTCGATCTTGGATTTGGGCTTGACCTTGGAATACCTAGAAACCCACGGCGTGCCGGTGGTGGGCTACCGCACCCACAAGTTGCCAGCTTTCTTCACGCAAGACAGTGCGTTCTCTGTTGATTACCGATTAGATAGCTCTCTCGAAATTGCCAAAGTCCTGCACGCCAAATGGGCGATGAACCTCAAAGGTGGCATGGTGATTGCTAATCCGATACCAGAGGAGTTTGCAATGCCCCGGGCGGTCATTGATTCAGCGATAGAGCAAGCGTTGCTTGAAGCACAGCAACAAGGCGTTGGCGGCAAAGAGTCGACACCATTTTTGCTTGCACGGGTATGCGATTTGACGGGGGGAGATAGTTTGGCCGCTAACATTCAGTTGGTGCTGAACAATGCGCGACTCGCTTGTGCCATAGCCTCAGAATTGCGACAGCTAAGTCAGTGA